The following nucleotide sequence is from Cicer arietinum cultivar CDC Frontier isolate Library 1 chromosome 2, Cicar.CDCFrontier_v2.0, whole genome shotgun sequence.
attaaataaaattttttttagaaacttttatatAAAGATGTAAatatttgacaatttcaattatttaattagataGAGACACATAAagttgtaaataaataatttaatgaagAGTAAAATTAGACGGAAAAAGTCACACTAAAGCTTGATATTTCTTTTGTACTCcctccattttttttattgaaacaaataaTATGCATTCATCTAAATTGTTAGCATATATTAATTGAGAACAACACAAATTTAACTATCAATAAATTTACAACATCTAAGTTAATATGATAAATCGACAACAGACTAACAAATATGACAAATTAAAGTGTAAAAAATACACACACATCTAGATTGTAATATTGACAAtgacaaatttattaattaaatatgtaatgaatcaaaacaaatcttcaatttgtATAAAATGAACATCGCAACAAgacgaaaaataaaataatgtcaCACCAAAAcgatgaataaaataatatcgcgttaagaagaaaaaattacagACCAAATATGAGGGAGAATTAAATCTGAAAACAACTTATTtggataaaagaaaaaataaaaaagattattttgataagagattagacaaaaaaaatcataaatcacCCCCTCCTTTATTAATGAAGAAGAAAGGTGTAAGTATTGTCGGCAAGTAAGTATTTCTCCAACCTTATTTAAATAAGTATCTCTCCCACCttataaataagtaaaagtTCCTTCTATCACACCTatattaagaaattaattatatatactaaaatattttttactataataaAATCTCATTAAATTTGCTATGCACTTATCTTAGGAAAACGATGAATTAATAAGAAGTCTTTTTGGAACAATGATATTTAgtgatttttgtttatattcgAGACAACAAATTATAATgacttttgtttatatatagttcgtgtaattttattttaaaaaattgtctctgtatgttttgaaatttgCACAATAGTCTCTACATTACAAATTTTTGCTAATTGATCTCTAAagtaatttcaaattttgaaagttagtctctctaaattttttaaattttctaaataaacCCTCGAGTTTTCCAAGATTTTAGTTTTGgctctaattttaattttaataacagTTTCcccaaaactttaaaatatataaaaataattcaactttaaataaataaatattatatccAAACACTGTATTTATAAATGAACGTAATAACACTGTTAAAGCGTTTGAATTGTTTCACCATAGAGTTTTCCAACATTCCTTCAAACTACACTCCTAAGTAATCCACAGTTTAATTAATGTAGAtgtaaataactaaatataatacTATTTACCATGACAatgaaaatctatttattttgcCTAATTGGTGGATTTCTATGGAGTgataagtaattttttataaagtttaaaggtagtatttaaaaaaaaaaaactatttttaatgtATCCAAAAAAAGATTGTAATTGATGAtaacatttgaaaagttgttttatcattaattaattaattttgtttttgaaaaaaataaggagAAAACAGACTATAAAAACCACACAACCTTGTACCGAATCAGTTGAATACAaaaaaatctgcattttttaAGCATCCATTTTGAAAAATGTCTCTACTCTCCGATCTAACCAACCTTAATCTATCCGAAACCACAGAGAAGGTGATCGCTGAATACATATGGTTagttttttcttcctttttacaTTCATCATTTTCATTCCTCTAATCGTTTGTGTGTgcatggatttgtttttttagGAACGTTTTCACAAATATTTCTCATAATGGGTTTGATctgtttttgttcattttttattttattgatcaCACATTCAATTCTTCTTCACTGTGTATTGCTCTGATTCccctgttttttatttttgttttattatcacttttgttagttttatttacgTGAATGTGGATGTGTTTGTTGTGATActttttgattcatatttagattttggttaattggtttttatttatcatattgttttggtaaaaacaattattttggtTTGATTGTACATGTTTTCCTTactttgataatttattttcctGATTTGAACCCAAACATAATTTATTGATGTTTGTGTTTACGCAATTTCAATGTGAATACTAGATAAATTTTAATGATGAGATCTGATTGTAATTTTTTACGATATAAAGAGTTGTAAGTGCAATTTAAGACTTTATTCATAACTTGTCATGGTTTTAATTGGAGataaatgagtttttttatttttgttctttggtTGTTTGTGTCTTGTGTGTTTACCAAATCACCGTTAATCACATTTACATTCAAGTACTTTGTTAACCTATTACATGTaacttatttttctatatttgcaCTATCATAGGATCGGTGGATCTGGTACGGACCTCAGGAGTAAAGCAAGGGTAATTTACCTCACCACTCACCAAAAccacaaaaatcatatttatttagttttcaaaatataaacaaaaattgtttgacacattttttctttctatttattAGACGTAACAATtacaatattatttcaaattgagaagaaaaaatgcattttatatTAACGTTCAAGGcagaataaataatttttattaaataatagtgtaaaattattttataccaGTACTtacttattttctttaaaattttagagcACATGCATTTATggatttgaaataattttaatttatgcatGTATAAAATACAATGGTTTTGAATATAGACTCTCTCTGGACCCGTTGAAGATCCTTCAAAGCTTCCCAAGTGGAACTATGATGGTTCCAGCACTGGTCAAGCTTCTGGAGAAGACAGTGAAGTGATCTTGCAGTATGTCCCTTTTTTCTAccttatcatattttttagtatACACTCTAACatattatttcattatatagtacattttaattaattgttacacatttaatttaattagaatGGATACCATTTCATAAACttttgtaattaatatatttttatcttatcaAAATTCAACAGTCCTCAAGCAATTTTCAAGGATCCATTCAGGAGGGGTAGCAATATCCtggtatatatttaatttttctactATATTATCTAAATTTGtatttagttttgaattttaatcaaagtaattaattgaatttaggTTATGTGTGATGCCTACTCTCCTCGTGGGGAACCAATTTCCACTAACAAAAGAAATGCTGCTGCAAAGATATTCAGCCATCCTGATGTTGTTGCTGAAGAACCATGGTCACTTTTCATTATTGTTTCTAATAAGTTTTTATCATGATTAATTTATTGTTATCctttaataattaaacatttttgtATGATCTTTAAATAGGTATGGTATTGAGCAAGAATACACTTTGTTTCAAAAAGATACCCAATGGCCTCTTGGATGGCCTATTGGTGGCTTTCCTGCACCTCAGGTGAGAACACtttgtttggatttggattCTTCTATTTATAAGTATAATTGATGTTGTTGTGTACTAcatgaattatatataatttttgtttggtaAATAGGGACCATACTATTGTGGTATTGGTGCTGACAAGGCTTTTGGGCGTGAAATTGTTGACTCACATTACAAAGCATGTCTTTATGCTGGCATTAACATTAGTGGAGTTAATGGAGAAGTTATGCCTGGTCAAGTAAGCTTCTACATTTTATCTTCCAATTTTTACATTCACTATTCCTTACctttatatttcataaaaatacattctTCATGATATGTAATGTAATGTAGTGGGAATTCCAAGTGGGTCCAGCTCTTGGCATCTCTGCTGGTGATGAAGTTTGGGTTGCTCGTTACCTTTTGGAGGTAGCTaccataaaatttaaatcatttacCTTGCAAGGATCATATGAACGATTAAATCTAAAGAcataaattatatcatttaaaaatttaatcgtTTATATAATCGATGCAACGTAAAGCAATTAAGCCCATgtttattattaaaagttataaccaaattatttttatataattattgtaaCAAAAATCTCACTTTATGTGATTACAGAGGATCACTGAAATTGCTGGAATTGTGCTATCCCTTGACCCAAAACCAATTAATGTGGGTAATTAAATCCttacaatttgaaattttgttttaaatccTTCAATTATTGTTATTGAATTTGTGATGATATTGAGTCTTATTAGGGTGATTGGAATGGTGCTGGTGCTCACACAAATTACAGGTAAATTATTAATCATGGTTAATAATGAATGTtgaaaatgaatgaatgaatgaatgaataacaATAAATGTTGCATTGTAGCACAAAAACAATGAGAAATGATGGTGGGTATGAAGTGATTAAAAAGGCAATTAGTAATTTGGAGAAGAAACACAAAGAGCACATTGCTGCTTATGGAGAAGGCAATGAGCGTCGTTTGACTGGAAAACATGAAACAGCTGACATCAACACCTTCAAATGGGTAAGTGTTATGGTTGAGACTTGAGATGATGAGTTAATTAATAATGTTCCttaaaattaattcattgtGAATGCAAATTGCAGGGTGTTGCAAACCGTGGTGCATCAGTGAGGGTTGGAAGGGACACTGAGAAAGAAGGGAAAGGATATTTTGAGGACAGGAGGCCAGCATCTAACATGGATCCATATGTTGTTACTTCCATGATTGCTGAGACAACCATTCTCTGGAAACCATGATCAACCACCTTATTTTCAATCATATTCAACCAATTTGGATCCACTTCTTCGTTTGGTTTGTTTTTCTTGACAGTGTGTGTTTGTTGCATTCTTATTGTTATGTTTCTACGACCTTGTTGCTTCTTCGAATCAATTGTAACTTACAATTGTAATTCGAATTTGCTTCAAGAGTTGACAATAATGTTAGATTGTGTTTATAAAAAAGAAGAGTTAGATTGCTACTTGTTTTAATGTTTGgaaaaagaatgatgaaaactAACCATCTAACAATCAAAGGCTAACTAAATGACTTCCACTAATTGGCCCTACATGACAAAACACAAGGCCCACTAACACTACTTCATTACATTGAAATACATTCATAATACTTCTCTTTTAATTCAATATCTCTAAGTTCAAAATTGGTAACATTCTTCTCAACTCCTTGAATCTATctagtattaaaaataaaataaaaagctcTTCGAATCTATCATGCCTTAGTAAAGACATCAACAATTTACAAATTTGTTTTGCAATATTTTAGTTCTAACTTCTCTACGTTGATTTCaaccttaaaaaataaatttgatcttTATGCAacaatattttccttttttggtaataatttttttctccttttgtaACACCAATCTCCTTTAAGTGTTCAACAAActtcttttttgaaaattgatattttgCACTAAAAATTTAGACGATTTGACcatattgaattattttatcatctcatGATAAAttctacaaatataataaataaataaatcaaaatacattgaaatcaaaatcaaaattattttttaaaatacgtAACAAATTGGCCCTAAAGAGGGGCAAACCCATCCACTATCTTGTAACAAATTGGCCTTAAAGAGGGCCAAACCCATTCATTGGACAATGACctataattgattttgaaaaaaaatattttaattcttaatacactaaaactaaaaataaatggTACATAAAGAGAAAAATACCTATGTTATAGATTGTGTCTCCactgtattttaatttattttaaatgtacgAGTGTTTTTTTTATGCAAAATGTGTGATTATTGTTATAATAGTTTATTAGtgtattaaaattacaaaaacataaaaaaattgtctatTAATAACTATTGTCTTTAAAtgtgttattaattaattaattttgtctttaatatatactttttgtaattttaattataaaattactaataaaagataaatttaaatatattttataattttaataaattcataaagTATACCAACATTTAGCGATGAAAATATGTAGCGATTTAAGTAGATAAATAGTACTCGAATTTAAGTAACAATAGTACCACTCCACAAGTCAACGTTTTTTGTATAGATTGAGTAAAATAAAAGGAGCAAAATTCGGGACACTAAAACAACTTTTTCCGTCACTCACACACTCCCACTACTATATAGGTCtttattatttgaaaacaaaCCAACTCAAAGCTTATTCGCGCTTTGACTTTCTCTCTCCATAACTAAACCCTATTCTTTCTCACTTTTCCAAACCACCATGTCTCCGACTCATCCCCGCCGTGTTCACTCAAATATCTTGCTCGGATGCACCGGCGCCTCCGTCAAAATCCCAAAGCTTCATTCACAAGTTTATTATTTCCCACTAGGTCACTTACACCACGCCTCCCCTTCCCCAACCACTCACACACTCTCCATTCTCAATCGTCACCGTTCCATCATTCCTTGTCTCGTCTCCACCGTTGATCTTCTTGCTGATACTCACTCCGATGAAGTCTTTGCCAAACTTCTCCTCACTCCCGTAACTACCTTCCGTCTCCAAGAACCTCAAGATCATTCCGTTTCCGACGACGCCGATAAAGTTGTTTCATCTGTCAAGATCCTATCTCAGTCCGATGCTAATAACGGCGGTGCATTCTCCGTACCGCGCTCCTGCGCCGACACGGTCTTCCCGAAACTTAATTTCGAGGCCGTACCGCCATCTCAGGAACTCTTCATCACCGACGTTCACGGCGAAGTCTGGAAGTTTACTCACACTTTTCGCGGGAATCCTCGGCGACACTTGTTCACGACTGGATGGAGTACTTTCGTGAACAAGAAAAAACTCGTCGCCGGGGATTCGGttgtttttatgaaaaactCGACCGGAGAGATATTCGTCGGGATTCGAAGAATCATGAAATTCGAAGCCACCTCAGCTGCAGAGGTGTCAGAGGAGAACAAGGAGTTTGAGGGATTTTTGAGGAACGGGAAAAGGGGGAAAGTAACGGAGCAAGCGGTTAGAGAGGCGGCGGAATCGGCGGAGAAGAAGAATGCGTTTGAGGTTGTGTATTATCCGAGTGACGGTTGTTGGTGTGATTTTGTGGTGGATGCTAAGGTGGTTGATGAAGCTATGAAGATCGATTGGAGTTGTGGAATGAGAGTGAAGCTTTGTTTGGAGAATGATCGTGATTCTTCAAAGATGAAATTAATTCTGGGGACAATCTCTAATGTCTCTACTGCTACTCCATGGCGCATGCTTCAGGTATCTATCTATTTTTGGTTTTGATTATATTTCAAGAAGGTTTCTTGATTATTAATAAAGTTGAATCCATAATTACAGGTTAACTGGGATGGAGCTGAAGTATCAGAGAATCTAAAGCAAGTGAGTCCATGGCAAGTTGAAGTTATTTCACAGATGCCTGCACTACATTTAGCATTCCCCCCAACAAAAAAGTTTAGAGCTACTCATAATTCAAGTGGCATAGAGGGATCCACTACAATACAGTTTCTTTGTTCAACAGCGAAATCCTCAAACAGAACACCTTTGAATTATGATACTTTAGATGCTAGCATAAAGGGAGTCAGGCAAAATCTTCTATCTGTATCAGATAAGGGCAATAGTTTCATTGGGGTTAATTCAGTGGCAGGATTGAGTATTGTGTCAACAGAGCTAACCCTTCACAGTTCTATATCTACTAATGACAGCTCGTCGGATACCAATATTAGTATCGATACCAAAAAGGCTACTTCCCCTTCAATTATGCTATTTGGTACCATCATACAACCTGTTCAATGTGATTTTCAAGATTCTGGTATCAAGACCTCTGATGATGAAATTCAAGATATTCACAAAGCTTGCACAAATGGgtgaatagaaaataataattcacTGATATAGGGATGTTCTCTCGTCCTCAATCATGACGAGGATCCAGATTTTGTGCTAACATAGGGTTGGTTAGGTCTATTGAAGAGACTTGTGCAGttcaacattaagtaaatattttgCACTTCCTATAAGTCAGAttttttattctgatttttatgttgaaaaataattgCTAAACACCCATTTAGGTGTATATACCTTGGGTTCTTGAGAGagtaatagataaaaaaataataattaataaatatgataCGATAGGAGGAGAGATGGATAGAGGTAAAAGGAATATCGGAAAATATTGGAGGTTTATGTATCATCACTATTTTATAtgatagtaatttttttatggttTGTTATAACAATttactattatattttacaGCAACTCAGAAAACTATTTTAAACTTTAGTAGGATTTCAATGATTTCATAACATGACAACTAAGTTGAGGAACATAAATAAGACTCTAATGAAAAAAAGTTTGCTTTATAAGAAGACCGATACATAATCAATGTATGGACGCTTATGACCTCCCCCTCTATGCCTTGCGGTAATGATTCCTCTGGCATTACGGTCTTTACAATACAATGATGCTGTCCATAAATCAAAAGACCAACCCATAAATTTGCAATATCTTTTCgtgattgaaataaatttgcATCATTATATTCCACAATTTTAAtctctctcatattttttaattaaaaaattgtaatatgaTGTATTTTAAATGACATGTCAAATAATGTTATGATGTCGTTTATATGcattttatgtttatatattattaattagattaaattacatctgtggttccttaacttaatttcagttaacgttttaatcttttatctttttttcttccaaagtggccatttattttaattttaagtgaccatttgatattttatgttttaaaatatcaacaacattatcatttttttacaaaaactcaaaaaaatcatcaaaattttcaaccaaaacccataaaattaataatcatcttcaatataatgtaaatttcatcaaatccatcacttaactattcaaataaactcatattttcatctccaacaacatcaaataaagaatgaaaatatgagtttacttcaagatttaagttatgaatttgattaaatttgtattttattgaagataataatgaattttatgtgttttgtttaaaaattttgatgattttttgtaataaaaaaaaggacaacattgttaacattttaaaacataaaatatcaaattgtcacttaaaattaaaataaaggaccaatttggaaagaaaaaaaagataaaggactaaaacgttgcctaaaattaagttaagggactgcagatgtaatttagcctattaattaaataacaaaaataaataaaatttaaaagttgaaattgaagtttttaaaagattttatatcaattttttaaatgttaatgaTTCAACATCGCTTATAAGATATCAcatcactatttttttatttaaaaatctaaaagagGTACTAAAGATATGATATTGAAAAATGTTGACCTATATTATAAATTGGTGAAAATAAGAGTACTAGCTCTGCAATTAAGTTTAATATAAAAGAGGTTGATAATAGAGTGGAAAAATTAAAGGAGCCTAAATGTACTATAGTgatttctaaattaaaaaaaaaaaaagaaaaagatgaagaagTGTGGTTTCATTAGGACTTTGGTGAAGCTGTTAAACAATGTAGAGTTTTCAATGTCTCCAGTTGAATATGCTAGCATAAATCATTCTCCCATGAGCgctaaaaatacaatttataaggATTTTAGATCTACCTCATTTCATTCAAATAACGCAGAACTATCAAGTTTTGATCCTTTTCGGCCGCAAAATCTTTTTTAGATTGACCACAAATTGATTTATTCTTGTAGTGACTTTGATGTTACTTTATTTAAATACACAACAACATATTCCAATTAGTCAAGTATTGATAATGTATTTaactctatttttcttttacgTTGTTTCTTTTACATCTCATGATAAAGAtgagtaaataattaattatgctattagtttttaaattctaCACGAGAGTATTGTAGAATATGTAAGAGTATATAACTTTGACActcttaatttatatttatatggaGATAATGGtgacaatgtatttttttttatctatataataCATGAATCAG
It contains:
- the LOC101502819 gene encoding glutamine synthetase nodule isozyme-like, yielding MSLLSDLTNLNLSETTEKVIAEYIWIGGSGTDLRSKARTLSGPVEDPSKLPKWNYDGSSTGQASGEDSEVILHPQAIFKDPFRRGSNILVMCDAYSPRGEPISTNKRNAAAKIFSHPDVVAEEPWYGIEQEYTLFQKDTQWPLGWPIGGFPAPQGPYYCGIGADKAFGREIVDSHYKACLYAGINISGVNGEVMPGQWEFQVGPALGISAGDEVWVARYLLERITEIAGIVLSLDPKPINGDWNGAGAHTNYSTKTMRNDGGYEVIKKAISNLEKKHKEHIAAYGEGNERRLTGKHETADINTFKWGVANRGASVRVGRDTEKEGKGYFEDRRPASNMDPYVVTSMIAETTILWKP
- the CAARF8 gene encoding auxin response factor 17; its protein translation is MSPTHPRRVHSNILLGCTGASVKIPKLHSQVYYFPLGHLHHASPSPTTHTLSILNRHRSIIPCLVSTVDLLADTHSDEVFAKLLLTPVTTFRLQEPQDHSVSDDADKVVSSVKILSQSDANNGGAFSVPRSCADTVFPKLNFEAVPPSQELFITDVHGEVWKFTHTFRGNPRRHLFTTGWSTFVNKKKLVAGDSVVFMKNSTGEIFVGIRRIMKFEATSAAEVSEENKEFEGFLRNGKRGKVTEQAVREAAESAEKKNAFEVVYYPSDGCWCDFVVDAKVVDEAMKIDWSCGMRVKLCLENDRDSSKMKLILGTISNVSTATPWRMLQVNWDGAEVSENLKQVSPWQVEVISQMPALHLAFPPTKKFRATHNSSGIEGSTTIQFLCSTAKSSNRTPLNYDTLDASIKGVRQNLLSVSDKGNSFIGVNSVAGLSIVSTELTLHSSISTNDSSSDTNISIDTKKATSPSIMLFGTIIQPVQCDFQDSGIKTSDDEIQDIHKACTNG